A part of Roseitalea porphyridii genomic DNA contains:
- the ftsH gene encoding ATP-dependent zinc metalloprotease FtsH codes for MNPNYRNFALWAIIALMLVALFNMFQAPSEGTASRDISYTQFLQDVSNGRVQSVTIQGEQIVGTYSDTGATFQTFSPGDPDLVARLEDRGVEIRARPETDGSNSFMAVLLSWLPMIIILGVWIFFMRQMQGGGSRAMGFGKSKAKLLTEAHGRVTFNDVAGVDEAKQDLEEIVEFLRDPQKFQRLGGKIPRGVLLVGPPGTGKTLLARSVAGEANVPFFTISGSDFVEMFVGVGASRVRDMFEQAKKNSPCIIFIDEIDAVGRHRGAGLGGGNDEREQTLNQLLVEMDGFEANESIILIAATNRPDVLDPALLRPGRFDRQVVVPNPDIIGREKILKVHTRNVPLAPNVDLKVIARGTPGFSGADLSNLVNEAALMAARRNKRLVTMLEFEDAKDKVMMGAERRSSAMTEEEKTLTAYHEAGHAILALNVPSSDPVHKATIIPRGRALGMVMQLPEGDKYSMSYKYMISRLAIMMGGRAAEQIKFGKENITSGAASDIEQATKLARAMVTQWGFSDELGQVAYGENQQEVFLGHSVAQQQNMSEATAETIDAEVRKLIDEAYRTAMNILTEKKEDWITLAEGLLEYETLSGDEIKELLAGKKPSRDMGDDTPPTRGSAVPKTGAAKKPSKGKKGGGEPDSGGMEPQTP; via the coding sequence ATGAACCCCAACTATCGAAATTTCGCGCTGTGGGCGATCATCGCCCTCATGCTGGTCGCCCTGTTCAACATGTTCCAGGCGCCCAGCGAGGGCACCGCCTCGCGCGACATCTCCTACACCCAGTTCCTGCAGGACGTCTCGAACGGACGCGTGCAGTCGGTGACCATCCAGGGCGAGCAGATCGTCGGCACCTATTCGGACACCGGCGCGACCTTCCAGACCTTCTCGCCGGGCGATCCCGACCTGGTCGCGCGGCTCGAGGACCGTGGCGTCGAAATCCGCGCGCGGCCTGAAACGGATGGCTCGAACTCCTTCATGGCGGTGCTTCTGTCCTGGCTGCCCATGATCATCATTCTGGGCGTGTGGATCTTCTTCATGCGCCAGATGCAAGGCGGCGGCAGTCGGGCGATGGGCTTCGGCAAGTCCAAGGCCAAGCTTCTGACCGAGGCGCACGGGCGCGTCACCTTCAACGACGTCGCCGGCGTCGACGAGGCCAAGCAGGACCTCGAGGAGATCGTCGAATTCCTGCGCGATCCGCAGAAGTTCCAGCGCCTGGGCGGCAAGATCCCGCGCGGCGTGCTGCTCGTCGGCCCGCCCGGCACCGGCAAGACGCTGCTCGCCCGCTCGGTCGCCGGCGAGGCGAACGTGCCCTTCTTCACCATCTCCGGCTCGGATTTCGTCGAAATGTTCGTGGGCGTCGGCGCCAGCCGTGTCCGCGACATGTTCGAGCAGGCCAAGAAGAATTCGCCCTGCATCATCTTCATCGACGAGATCGACGCGGTCGGCCGTCATCGCGGCGCCGGTCTCGGCGGCGGCAACGACGAGCGCGAGCAGACCCTCAACCAGCTTCTGGTGGAGATGGACGGCTTCGAGGCCAACGAATCGATCATCCTGATCGCGGCCACCAACCGGCCCGACGTGCTCGACCCGGCGCTGCTGCGTCCCGGCCGCTTCGACCGGCAGGTCGTCGTGCCCAACCCCGACATCATCGGCCGCGAGAAGATCCTGAAGGTGCATACGCGCAACGTGCCGCTGGCGCCGAACGTCGATCTGAAGGTGATCGCCCGCGGCACGCCCGGCTTCTCCGGCGCCGACCTGTCCAACCTCGTCAACGAGGCCGCACTGATGGCCGCGCGCCGCAACAAGCGGCTGGTCACCATGCTCGAGTTCGAGGACGCCAAGGACAAGGTGATGATGGGCGCCGAGCGCCGCTCGAGCGCGATGACCGAGGAAGAAAAGACGCTGACCGCCTATCACGAGGCCGGCCACGCGATCCTCGCCCTCAACGTGCCCTCGTCCGACCCGGTGCACAAGGCGACGATCATTCCGCGCGGTCGCGCGCTCGGCATGGTCATGCAGCTTCCCGAGGGCGACAAGTACTCGATGAGCTATAAGTACATGATCTCGCGGCTGGCGATCATGATGGGCGGCCGCGCCGCCGAGCAGATCAAGTTCGGCAAGGAGAACATCACCTCGGGCGCCGCCTCCGACATCGAGCAGGCCACCAAGCTGGCCCGCGCCATGGTCACGCAATGGGGCTTTTCGGACGAGCTGGGCCAGGTCGCCTATGGCGAGAACCAGCAGGAAGTGTTCCTGGGCCATTCGGTCGCCCAGCAGCAGAACATGTCCGAGGCGACCGCCGAGACGATCGACGCCGAGGTGCGCAAGCTGATCGACGAGGCCTACAGGACGGCGATGAACATCCTCACCGAGAAGAAGGAGGACTGGATCACGCTCGCCGAGGGTCTGCTCGAATACGAGACGCTGTCGGGAGACGAGATCAAGGAACTGCTCGCCGGCAAGAAGCCCTCGCGCGACATGGGCGACGATACGCCGCCCACGCGCGGTTCGGCCGTGCCCAAGACCGGCGCCGCCAAGAAGCCCTCCAAGGGCAAGAAGGGTGGCGGAGAACCGGACTCCGGCGGCATGGAGCCGCAGACGCCCTGA
- the tilS gene encoding tRNA lysidine(34) synthetase TilS, with protein sequence MLTTAPALADETGVDRAVHDALGRIAFAPRRPVIVALSGGGDSTALVHITHAFVRSSRADVPLIAATVDHGLRPESADEARAVARSCADFGVRHVTERWADRPATGLQQAARLARYRLLTDLARCEGASIVLTGHTADDQAETLAMRRARATDGPGLAGIDEATLSERAVWFARPLLETQRTDLRAWLSARSIGWLDDPSNRDPSFERVRVRAALKPADRAALNAEASRRAERRRALARAGAACLNDRLVWRMDDGALTVDPAGIAAHGTDARIAAMAAALAWTGRLEHQPPTGHAERALAFCAEAESGAALTIAGCLMRKRDRLVRLVPEARNRRSAAMRGFDRLLPAADWPLAAALARLHGAALYPPPPFTNLQTIAAH encoded by the coding sequence ATGCTGACGACGGCTCCGGCGCTGGCGGACGAAACCGGCGTCGACCGTGCCGTTCACGATGCGCTCGGCCGGATCGCCTTCGCGCCGCGCCGGCCGGTGATCGTGGCCCTTTCCGGCGGCGGCGATTCGACCGCGCTTGTGCACATCACCCATGCCTTCGTGCGGTCCTCGCGCGCCGATGTGCCGCTGATCGCGGCCACCGTCGATCACGGATTGCGGCCCGAAAGCGCAGACGAAGCGCGCGCCGTCGCCCGAAGCTGCGCCGATTTCGGCGTTCGCCATGTCACCGAGCGATGGGCCGATCGCCCCGCCACCGGCCTGCAGCAGGCCGCCCGCCTTGCGCGCTACCGCCTTCTGACCGACCTCGCCCGGTGCGAGGGCGCGTCGATCGTCCTGACCGGCCACACCGCCGACGACCAGGCCGAGACCCTCGCGATGCGCAGGGCCCGTGCCACGGACGGTCCGGGGCTCGCCGGCATCGATGAAGCGACGCTGAGCGAGCGCGCGGTCTGGTTCGCACGGCCGCTGCTGGAAACGCAGCGCACCGATCTGCGCGCCTGGCTTTCGGCGCGCAGCATCGGCTGGCTCGACGATCCCTCCAACCGGGACCCTTCCTTCGAGCGCGTCCGCGTCCGCGCCGCGCTGAAGCCCGCCGACCGCGCCGCGCTGAACGCCGAAGCTTCGCGACGGGCCGAACGGCGTCGCGCCCTCGCCCGGGCCGGCGCGGCCTGCCTTAACGACCGCCTGGTCTGGCGCATGGATGACGGCGCGCTCACGGTCGACCCGGCCGGCATCGCCGCGCACGGCACCGATGCGCGCATCGCCGCGATGGCCGCCGCGCTCGCTTGGACGGGCCGGCTCGAACACCAGCCGCCGACCGGCCACGCCGAACGGGCGCTCGCCTTCTGCGCCGAGGCGGAGAGCGGCGCCGCGCTCACCATCGCCGGCTGCCTGATGCGCAAGAGGGACAGGCTCGTCCGGCTCGTGCCGGAAGCCCGGAACCGCCGTTCAGCGGCGATGCGCGGCTTCGACCGGCTGTTGCCGGCGGCCGACTGGCCGCTTGCCGCGGCCCTTGCCCGACTGCATGGCGCGGCGCTCTATCCGCCCCCGCCATTCACCAACCTGCAAACAATTGCCGCACATTAG
- a CDS encoding peptidoglycan -binding protein, producing MALARTRRRTGGVDYWPGFVDALSTLLLAIMFLLSVFVLAQFLLSREISGQDQVLNRLNAQINELTQLLALERSDRQDAEDQLLGLRASLAEAEDERSRLQQLLDAGAGAGEAARERIGELTGELEEERVASQRALSQVELLNQQIAALRSQIAALEGALEVSEDRDAEAQAKIADLGRRLNVALAQRVQELNRYRSDFFGRLRDILSDRENIRIVGDRFVFQSEVLFSSGQVEINEAGEEELAKLADALIDLEQEIPEEISWVLRVDGHTDDVPISSGRRFADNWELSSARATSVVKFLIEEGVPPNRLVAAGFGEFQPLEPNTDDEARARNRRIELKLTER from the coding sequence ATGGCGCTGGCCCGCACCCGTCGCCGCACGGGCGGCGTCGACTACTGGCCCGGCTTCGTCGATGCGCTGTCGACGCTGCTGCTGGCGATCATGTTCCTTCTGTCGGTGTTCGTGCTGGCGCAGTTCCTGCTCAGCCGCGAGATTTCCGGCCAGGACCAGGTGCTCAACCGGCTCAACGCGCAGATCAACGAACTGACCCAGCTTCTGGCGCTGGAACGGTCCGACCGGCAGGACGCCGAGGACCAGCTGCTCGGCCTGCGCGCCTCGCTGGCCGAGGCCGAGGACGAGCGGTCGCGGCTGCAACAGCTCCTCGACGCGGGCGCCGGGGCGGGCGAGGCGGCGCGCGAGCGGATCGGCGAGTTGACGGGTGAGTTGGAGGAAGAGCGTGTCGCCAGCCAGCGTGCCCTCAGCCAGGTCGAACTGCTCAACCAGCAGATCGCGGCGCTGCGCAGCCAGATCGCCGCGCTGGAGGGCGCGCTCGAAGTGTCCGAGGATCGCGACGCCGAGGCGCAGGCGAAGATCGCCGATCTCGGCCGTCGTCTGAACGTGGCGCTGGCGCAGCGGGTGCAGGAGCTCAACCGGTACCGGTCGGACTTCTTCGGCCGGCTGCGCGACATCCTTTCGGACCGCGAGAACATCCGCATCGTCGGCGACCGGTTCGTGTTCCAGTCCGAAGTGCTGTTCTCGTCGGGTCAGGTGGAAATCAACGAGGCGGGCGAGGAAGAACTCGCCAAGCTTGCCGACGCGCTGATCGATCTCGAACAGGAGATCCCCGAGGAGATCTCGTGGGTGCTGCGTGTCGACGGCCACACCGACGATGTGCCGATCTCGTCGGGCCGGCGGTTCGCCGACAACTGGGAACTGTCCAGCGCGCGGGCGACCTCGGTGGTCAAGTTCCTGATCGAGGAGGGCGTGCCGCCCAACCGGCTGGTCGCCGCCGGCTTCGGCGAGTTCCAGCCGCTCGAGCCGAACACGGACGACGAGGCCCGGGCCCGAAACCGCCGGATCGAACTGAAGCTGACCGAGCGATAG
- the ybgF gene encoding tol-pal system protein YbgF — protein sequence MTHPIRFMLTVPGLCLVALATLGGTAAAQINDPRILQLEEQVRQLTGRVEELNFQLLQMQEQMRRQQEDNEFRFQQLETQQQGAVQPAPAGATDDAGTAAPATGTAERVGPPAASDTQTTTGTQPRDLGSLRVDEQGNVLGADIDFSEQGINAAISNDPTNAISGEIDPEALYRIGYEHVLDGDYAVAEQVFERFVSLYPDDQLAPDARFWLGESVLAQGRFEDAAEIFIDTRARHPQAGKAAETMLKIGTIMAALGDRNIACVTFEDALRTHPEMGATVRQKIEAERAKAQC from the coding sequence TTGACCCATCCCATCCGATTCATGCTCACCGTGCCGGGGCTTTGCCTCGTGGCGCTGGCAACGCTCGGCGGAACGGCCGCCGCGCAGATCAACGATCCGCGCATCCTCCAGCTCGAGGAGCAGGTGCGCCAGCTCACCGGCCGCGTCGAGGAGCTCAACTTCCAGCTTCTGCAGATGCAGGAGCAGATGCGCCGCCAGCAGGAGGACAACGAGTTCCGCTTCCAGCAGCTCGAGACCCAGCAGCAGGGGGCGGTCCAGCCCGCCCCCGCCGGCGCAACCGACGATGCCGGGACCGCCGCGCCCGCGACCGGGACGGCCGAACGCGTCGGCCCGCCCGCCGCGTCCGATACGCAGACGACGACCGGCACCCAGCCCCGCGATCTGGGCTCGCTGCGCGTCGACGAGCAGGGCAACGTGCTGGGCGCGGACATCGACTTCTCCGAACAGGGCATCAACGCGGCGATCAGCAACGATCCGACCAATGCGATCAGCGGCGAGATCGACCCCGAGGCGCTCTACCGGATCGGCTACGAGCACGTGCTCGACGGCGACTATGCCGTCGCCGAGCAGGTCTTCGAGCGGTTCGTCAGCCTGTATCCGGACGATCAACTCGCCCCCGACGCCCGCTTCTGGCTGGGCGAGAGCGTTCTGGCCCAGGGCCGGTTTGAGGATGCCGCGGAGATCTTCATCGATACGCGCGCGCGTCATCCTCAAGCCGGCAAGGCGGCCGAGACCATGCTCAAGATCGGCACCATCATGGCCGCGCTCGGCGACCGCAACATCGCCTGCGTGACCTTCGAGGACGCGCTTCGGACCCATCCGGAGATGGGCGCGACCGTGCGCCAGAAGATCGAGGCCGAACGCGCCAAGGCGCAATGCTGA
- the rpmE gene encoding 50S ribosomal protein L31: MKADIHPDYHMIKVVMTDGTEYMTRSTWGSEGDTLRLDIDPNSHPAWTGGQQGLLDRGGRVSRFQKRYEGLGL, from the coding sequence ATGAAAGCCGACATCCATCCCGACTACCACATGATCAAGGTCGTCATGACCGACGGCACCGAATATATGACACGGTCGACCTGGGGTTCGGAAGGCGACACGTTGCGCCTTGACATCGACCCCAATTCGCACCCGGCCTGGACCGGCGGTCAGCAGGGCCTGCTCGACCGTGGCGGCCGCGTGTCGCGGTTCCAGAAGCGTTACGAGGGCCTCGGCCTCTGA
- a CDS encoding ABC transporter transmembrane domain-containing protein, translating to MNSVPERDRSDGEDARRRSLQPLARLVPYVLRYKGLLAGAAFFLLLAAATTLTLPTAVRRVIDHGFSGNDAGLINQYFSMLLIIALMLAVASALRYYFVIILGERVVTDVRRDVFAHVMTLSPAFYDTAQSGEIVSRLTADATQVKSAVGATASLALRNLILGIGAVTMMIVTSPQLSALVVGAIPLIVLPIILFGRRVRKRSRAAQDTLAEASAYASEAIGAVRSFQNFTSERIAGLFYGGAVDRAFGAARMAVRARAGLTAFAIFLIFASIVSVLWIGAQAVLAGTMTPGTLGQFLLYAMFAAGALGQLSEVWGEVQQAAGAAERLSELLAEEPLIATPKDPLPLPSPPLGTVGFDEVTFAYPTRPDDSAAHDLTFAVEPGETVAIVGPSGAGKSTIFALLMRQYDPQAGIVRIDSVDLRRADLIEARRRMAIVPQDVTILSGTVADNIAFGKPDASHDEIVAAAKAAQAHGFIEELPLGYDTQVGERGVTLSGGQRQRVAIARAILRDAPILLLDEATSALDAESETLVQKALETLMEGRTTLVIAHRLATIRKADRILVMDRGRIVEEGTHQSLSAKKNGVYARLAALQFGAGQAA from the coding sequence ATGAACAGCGTGCCCGAGCGCGATCGCAGCGACGGCGAGGACGCCCGCCGGCGGTCGCTGCAGCCGCTGGCACGGCTGGTGCCCTATGTGCTGCGCTACAAGGGCCTGCTCGCCGGCGCCGCCTTCTTCCTGCTGCTCGCCGCCGCCACCACGCTGACCCTGCCGACCGCCGTGCGCCGGGTGATCGACCACGGTTTTTCCGGCAACGATGCGGGCCTGATCAACCAGTATTTCTCGATGCTGCTGATCATCGCGCTGATGCTCGCGGTGGCGAGCGCGCTGCGCTACTATTTCGTCATCATCCTGGGCGAGCGCGTGGTCACCGACGTCCGCCGCGATGTCTTCGCCCATGTGATGACGCTGTCGCCGGCCTTCTACGACACCGCCCAGTCGGGCGAGATCGTCTCGCGGCTGACCGCCGACGCGACCCAGGTGAAATCGGCCGTCGGCGCGACGGCATCGCTCGCCCTGCGCAACCTGATCCTCGGGATCGGCGCGGTCACCATGATGATCGTCACCAGCCCGCAACTGTCGGCGCTGGTGGTCGGCGCGATCCCGCTGATCGTCCTGCCGATCATCCTGTTCGGCCGCCGCGTGCGCAAGCGCTCGCGCGCCGCCCAGGACACGCTCGCCGAAGCGTCGGCCTATGCCTCCGAGGCGATCGGCGCGGTGCGCAGCTTCCAGAACTTCACGTCCGAGCGCATCGCCGGGCTGTTCTATGGCGGTGCGGTCGACCGGGCGTTCGGCGCAGCGCGCATGGCCGTGCGCGCCCGCGCCGGCCTGACCGCGTTCGCGATCTTCCTGATCTTCGCCTCGATCGTTTCGGTGCTGTGGATCGGCGCCCAGGCCGTGCTCGCCGGCACGATGACGCCCGGCACGCTCGGCCAGTTCCTGCTCTACGCCATGTTCGCCGCCGGCGCGCTGGGTCAGTTGTCGGAGGTCTGGGGCGAGGTGCAGCAGGCGGCCGGCGCCGCTGAACGGCTGTCCGAACTGCTCGCCGAGGAACCGCTGATCGCAACACCGAAGGACCCGTTGCCGCTGCCTTCGCCGCCGCTCGGCACGGTCGGTTTCGACGAGGTGACCTTCGCCTATCCGACCCGGCCGGACGACAGCGCCGCGCACGATCTGACCTTTGCCGTCGAGCCCGGCGAGACGGTCGCCATCGTCGGCCCGTCCGGCGCCGGCAAGTCGACCATCTTCGCGCTGCTGATGCGCCAGTACGACCCGCAGGCGGGCATCGTCCGCATCGACAGCGTCGATCTCAGGCGCGCCGATTTGATCGAGGCGCGCCGGCGCATGGCGATCGTCCCGCAGGACGTGACGATCCTGTCGGGCACGGTCGCCGACAACATCGCCTTCGGCAAGCCCGACGCCTCCCATGACGAGATCGTCGCGGCGGCGAAGGCGGCCCAGGCGCACGGCTTCATCGAGGAACTGCCGCTCGGCTACGACACCCAGGTCGGCGAGCGCGGCGTGACGCTTTCGGGCGGTCAGCGCCAGCGCGTCGCGATCGCCCGCGCGATCCTGCGCGACGCGCCGATCCTGCTGCTCGACGAGGCGACCTCGGCGCTCGACGCCGAAAGCGAGACGCTCGTCCAGAAGGCGCTCGAAACGCTGATGGAAGGGCGCACGACGCTGGTCATCGCCCACCGCCTCGCGACCATCCGGAAGGCCGATCGCATCCTCGTCATGGATCGCGGACGCATCGTCGAGGAAGGCACCCATCAGAGCCTTTCGGCCAAGAAGAACGGGGTCTATGCGCGCCTTGCCGCCCTGCAGTTCGGGGCGGGACAGGCGGCGTGA
- a CDS encoding nucleotidyltransferase family protein, with amino-acid sequence MNIVAHSRPAVVAYQDLLRLHLDERAANIVGAIEERHRNGRKYLYERFRIGTEMVSRYLGEDRPELRARLEKAQALKADAEGRRKQMARLARTLRAEGFIAADRQTGSILLAFARAGMFRLGGTLVGTAAYGVYQGELGVRMDFEELAQTDDIDVASFQRLSVALDDIVDAKPGDILGTLKFDPAPDIDNRQIWRWRQSNSQTLVEFLTPAFGDETFRPLPALGVSAQALNYLNYLIADPINAIVLYRSGVLVQVPRPERFAIHKLIVADRRRGGADRLKSRKDRAQAAFLIAVLSEDRPDELAEAYEDALSRGPRWRERIAASLKRLPETAGRLKALT; translated from the coding sequence ATGAACATCGTCGCGCACAGCCGTCCGGCCGTCGTGGCCTATCAGGACCTGCTTCGCCTGCATCTGGACGAGCGTGCGGCAAACATCGTCGGCGCGATCGAAGAACGGCATCGCAATGGCCGCAAATATCTGTACGAGCGCTTCCGGATCGGAACCGAGATGGTCAGCCGCTATCTCGGCGAGGACAGGCCCGAACTGCGTGCCCGCCTCGAGAAGGCGCAGGCGCTGAAGGCCGACGCCGAGGGACGCCGGAAACAGATGGCCCGACTGGCGCGCACGCTGCGTGCCGAAGGGTTCATCGCCGCAGACCGGCAGACCGGATCGATCCTGCTCGCCTTCGCGCGGGCCGGCATGTTCCGGCTGGGCGGCACGCTGGTCGGCACTGCCGCCTATGGTGTCTACCAGGGCGAACTCGGGGTCCGCATGGATTTCGAGGAACTGGCGCAGACCGACGACATCGATGTGGCCAGCTTCCAGCGTCTTTCGGTCGCGCTCGACGACATCGTCGACGCCAAGCCAGGCGACATCCTCGGGACGCTGAAATTCGACCCGGCGCCGGATATCGACAACAGGCAGATCTGGAGATGGCGACAGAGCAATTCACAGACGCTGGTCGAATTCCTGACGCCCGCCTTCGGCGACGAGACCTTCAGGCCGCTGCCGGCGCTGGGCGTCAGCGCGCAGGCGCTCAACTATCTGAACTATCTGATTGCCGATCCGATCAACGCGATCGTCCTTTACCGTTCGGGCGTGCTCGTTCAGGTGCCCCGGCCTGAAAGGTTCGCAATCCACAAGCTGATCGTTGCCGACCGGCGCCGTGGCGGAGCCGACCGGCTGAAGTCGCGCAAGGACCGGGCCCAAGCGGCCTTCCTCATTGCGGTCCTATCCGAAGACCGGCCCGACGAACTGGCCGAGGCCTATGAGGACGCCCTGTCCCGTGGTCCACGCTGGCGCGAACGGATCGCCGCCAGCCTGAAACGACTTCCCGAAACGGCCGGCAGGCTCAAGGCCCTGACCTGA